Below is a genomic region from Henckelia pumila isolate YLH828 chromosome 3, ASM3356847v2, whole genome shotgun sequence.
AGATCCCAAGTGATTGCCACAACACCCCTCGTGTATCTCTTTCAGGACATAATGAGCTTCCTTAGGACCCAAACACTTGAGAAGAGGTCCAGAAAATGACTTCTTATAAATAACTTCCTCCACCATCACAAAGCGGAGACTCCTCTGTTTCAACCGATATGTCTTCTTTGGATCCTTTGGTAACTCGCCCTTCTCCATGTATTCCAAGAGCTCTTTTCTCCAGTCACTCTCTTTCGGAGCTAATGGTGTGAGCTCCGTAAAAGGTGTTAATTCCACTTGTACGACTACCTCTCTGTTTTTCCAGTTATGAAGTGAGCTAGCCATCTTGGCCAGAACATCCGCCTTTTCGTTGCTCTCTCTAGGGATCTGCTCAAACATTACCTCATCAAAGAGGCCCCGAGCTTCCTCTATTGCCTTCATGTACTCTTTTAACTTCTCACTTTTCACCTCGTAAGACCCATTCACTTGCTGAGCTACCAATTGCGAATCAGAATAGAGATGTATCCGGGCTGCCCCAACTTGCTTAGCTGCCCGAAGGCCAATTAACACGGCCTCATATTCTGCCTCATTGCTCGAAAATCCAACCTGACTGCCAATCGGATCTCATCTCCCTGAGGGGATATCAGAGGCACCCCCACTCCACATCCTTCCCTGTTAGAAGAACCATCAACATACACTTTCCATAAGCCCTGCCCTTCCATATGTTTTGTTTCGGCTAAAAAATCGGCCAATGCTTGAGCTTTAATCGCTGCTCTTGGTTCATACTGAATATCATACTGAATATCATACTCACTGAGTTCAGTAGTCCATGTCACCAATCGTCCCGAAATGTCAGCGTGAGTTAATATCCTTCCCATGGGACAATTGGTTAACACCACAATAGGATGTGATAGAAAATAAGGTCTGAGCTTCCGGGCCGTCATAACAAGTGCAAGTGCCAACTTCTCGACCTCTGAATACCGGAGATCAGCACCCTTGAAAGCATGTGAGAAAAAGTAGATAGGATGTTGAGCCGCTCCCTCCTGCCTAATGAGTACCAAACTGACCGCCCCCTCCAAAGCTGAGAGGTAGATGTATAACGGTTCACCCGGAACTACCTTAGCCAATACAAGAAGTTCggctaaataattttttaagtcCTCGAACGCCTTCCCACATTCAGCATCCCACTCAAACCTCTTAGCTTTCCGAAGAACCTTAAAGAAAGGTAAACTTCTATGAGCTGATCTGGATATGAATCGAGATAGAGCTGCTATCCTTCCTGCCAACCTCTGAACTTCCTGCAGATTTCGAGGATGAGACATGGATCGGATAGCTTGCACTTTCTCGGGGTTAGCTTCAATCCCTCTCTCAGTCACCATGTATCCCAAAAACTTGCCTCCTCTTACTCCAAACACACATTTTTCAGGATTGAGCTTTATTCCGTAGGACCTGAGCGTGGCAAAGGTCTCCCTCAAGTCGGTCATCAAACCTGCATCATCCTGGGATTTTACCaggatatcatccacataaacctCCACATTTCGGCCAATCTGGGAAGCAAACACCCTATCCATGAGCCTCTGATAAGTAGCCCCTGTATttttcaaaccaaaaggcatcactctGTAACAGAAAGTTCCATGAGAGGTAGTGAAACTTACTTTATCCCGATCTTCCTCTACCAACGGAATTTGATGGTACCCTTGATAGGCATCCATGAAACACAAATACTGATGACCTTCCGTAGAATCAACCAACTGATCAATTCGAGGCAGTGGATAGCAATCTTTTGGGCATGCCTTATTTAAGTCCCGAAAATCAACACACATCCTCCATTTGCCTGAACTCTTAGGGACAAGGACCACATTTGACAACCAAGTAGGGAACTGGACTTCCCTAATATGACCTGCCTTAAGGAGTTCATTCACCTCTTTCTTAATAACCTTATCCTTTTCAGGCCCAAAGTGTCTTTTTTTCTGTTTTACCTGCTTCGCTCCCGCGAAAATGTTGAGCCGATGAACCATAACGTCTGCACTAACCCCTGTGAGCTCTGAAAAAGACCAAGCAAAAACATCCTTGTTCTCCTTCAAGCAATCAATCAAGCTTTGCCTCATTGAAGAACTGAGATCAGCGGCTAACTTCACCATCTGAGCTCCAGGACTTAGCTCTACTTTCTCATGATCTTCTTCAGACATTAAAAATACCTTTTGACCCAACAACCTTGGTGCTCGGCCTATCAAAACCATTCCTACTTCCCTCCTACTTCTCTTTGCATCAACCTTCACTTCATTCACATAACACAAACGTGCTGCCTTTTGATCACCCCTAACAACCCCCACTTATTTTCCACTTGGAAACTTCAATTTCTGGTGGTAGGTAGAAGCCACATCTCGGGAATCACTCAGGGCAGGGCGTCCCAATATTCCATTGAAAGAAGATGGGGCATCCACCACTGTAAAGCAAGCCATTTTGGTTACTCTCTGCTCTCCACTCCCAAGGGACAAGGGGAGCACTATCTGTCCCAACGGTTGCAGAGCATGACCCGTGAACTCATACAACTCTGTGGTGATTGGATCCAACTCAAATCCTTCCAATTTAATTTGGTCCAGAGTTTCTTTAAAAATAATGTTTACTGAACTCCCAGTATCCAAAAAGATACGAGCCACGTCATAATTGGCTATGGTCAAGGTGACCAGTAGGGGATCATTATGAGGTAGCACCACATCCTTTAAATCTTCCCTTCCAAAACTGATGTTCGGATCAGTGGGACAGCTGAGCTGAGAATttacctcaaaattttccaaCCTACGCCCGTGAGCTTTGCGAGCCCTTCCCGAATCTCCATCCGTACTACCCCCTGAGATCATATGGATAACACCCCGATTGGGATGATTTGAAATTTGCTTCACCCTATCTCCTTGACCGTTTTGAAGAGCTCTTCCGTGATGATCACCTTGATTCTCTCTAACTTCATTCCTTTGATTCCTCCATTGGGGAGCTCGGCCTTGGCGAGGAGGATTTGCCCTTCGAGTCAGCTCAGCTCTGATTCGAGGGTCATCATACATGATCCTTTGAACCTCCTCACCTAGCCTCTGACAATCATTGGCGATATGCCCATACTCCTGATGAAAATCGCAAAACTTGTCAGATGGCGGTAACCGAGGGCCTTTCTCAGCATTACGGGGCCTCACAAGTGCTCGCCTAtcctcacatacttgcattgccTTCTCCAGGCTTACCGAGAGTGGTACATAGTGGTAGGGTCCTTTGACCCTGTTCATCTCTTCTGCAACCCTCTTCCTTCCTCCTTCTGTCTTCCCCTCTGCCTTTGCTCCCACCTTGGCACTGGGCTTACTCCCAGACGTTCCTTCCTGTCTCCTCTGCCTCTGTGCATCCTCCAAATTCACGTACTTCTCAGCTCGACTAAGGAGCTCATCATAAGTCAAAGGAGGCTTCTTGACCAAGGATCTGAAAAACTCTCCTCCTCTCAACCCTTGAGTGAAAGAGTTGACCAAGGTGTCAGCAGTGGCAGCAGGTACTTCCAGAGCTGCTGTATTGAAGCGCTGAACATACTCCCGCAATGGTTCCACCTCAGATTGCTTCATATTGAACAAACTGAGAGAAGTCTTCAAATATCTCTTGCTACTCGCATATTGGTGTAGAAAAGCTAAGTTGATGTCGTTGAAACTCTGAATACTACTAGGCTGTAAAAGTTTGAACCATTGCTGGGCTGACCTTATCAGAGTAGTGAGGAAAACCCGACATTTAATTGCATCTGAATATCTATGCAACAAGGCTGCATTTTCAAATCCCCCCAAATGTTCCTCCGAATCTGAGCTCCCGTCATATTCCCCTAAAGTAGGCTGCTTAAAATTTGCAGGGAGTTCTTCATCTAGAATAGCCCGAGCAAAAGGACTTTCCCTCTGTATAGGCCCAGGCCGACCTCTGACTTGCCGACCTAGTCTCCTGATCTCTTCCCACACCGCATCAATTGGGGTTTGGCTGACCCACGGGAGGAGGTGGTGGATTTTGACCCATGGCCGCTTGCACTGTTTGAGTGATGAACTGGCTGAGCTGATCTACAGTCATATCCGCCACATTTCCTCTTCCccttcctcttcctcttcctgcCATATCTACGTCTTAGCTTGAATtttccacagacggcgccaatttatatacctcaataaagtgatctccTTGGATGAGCTGAAGAAGCTCCtccaaataaaatatgaattgctgctgacctgaaaccacTAACAAGAGTGTTAAGGGGGGCCGAAAGGTGTTCTggcgtatcccctccgacgctcaagtcagatgctaggatagcgaaaatatagagagtggtgtgtgcacacgagtgaaaaattaggatgcaaataatgaaagtgaacctggtatttataggggAGGCTCCGGGTTTAGCGCCTACTTTTTTTATCAAGAATCCGCGAATCCCGGGATCACAATACCGAATATTTAGGCTGAGATCTCGCCCGAATCTTATCTgacaaagaaaataataatacactTAATATGAGCTGAACAGTCATCATGAGGATGCTATACTGCTGCTCTCCCTGAGGTTATATGGAAAAGGGTGAGTGAGTTATTGCTGAACCCCTGAACTCCACCTGAACACTGATCATAACATCTTAGCTAGCTCATCAAGGTTATTCAACCCCTCTACTAAGCTAACTCCCTACTGACATCGGAGCTGAGATGAACTCCAGAGCTCCCAACCCGAGTTGGAGAGGATGGTGAAGAAATTTgtctgagctcccgagctgagctcccgagccgagctcgaggtaatggtggaggagcttggctgagctcccgagctcccgagctgagctggACATTACAATGggagagcttggccgagctcccgagttCCCaaactcccgacccgagctgacCCCCCAGACGATTCTGGCTAGCTAAAGATTGATCTTTACCTTAGGGTCATCTATAAGATGAGGTGATTTCCTCTTCCGGGTATCACAAATATTCATAAGAACATTTCAGATGAAAGAAATATTGGATAGATAGATCTATCTTTTAGACACTATCGAAAGAAAGCAAGAGTGACAAAATGtgtgtatattattattattattatagttggaaaataaaataaaatttacgtGTAAATGATCACACGACCTCGCCTCGATGTTGCGAACACCCGATTTGAATCAACAAAATCTTTccatttctctctctctctctctctctctctctctctctctctcttccttctgcTGTCCCCTCGCCATTACTGTTTCTTCTTCAATCTCACTCGCCCCACTTTTCAAATCCTTTCTCAAGTCTCCATCCATCTCAAACCCTTTTCAAATCCGATCGATTCCATTTATAAAACCCCCACAATTCCTTCCACTTCTTCTTCACCTCCGGcctgtaatatatatatataatccatTGGTCAAAATTAATAATACTCTCTGTAATTAAATGGCTAGTACTGATCGTAAGCACTTGCTGCATGAGCTGCTCAAAGAGAATCAGGAGCCTTTTCGTCTCAAGAATTACATCGCGGAGAGGCGATCCCAGCTGAAAAACCCGTCTCACAAAACTACTGTTCTACAGATCAAAAATAAGAAGCCAATTGAATCCACTTGTTTCGCAAAACCCGGGAGTTTATGCAAACATGCTTGTTTCCTATCGTTTCAGAACTCGCCGGACGTCATAAGGTCCCCCTTCCCGTCGCCGCTCAAGAGCCCTTGTAAGTCTCCACGCGCCGCCGTGTTCCTCCATGTCCCGTCCAGGACCGCCGCTATGCTCGTCGAAGCCGCCATGAGGATTCAGAAACAGCAGCAGTCGAAAAACAACAAACCCGGGTTCGCGCTGTTTGGTTCCTTGCTCAAAAGGCTCAAGGATCGGAGCAAGAACATGAAGCGTGCTATCGGGAACGACGAAATCCGTCTTCCGACGAATCGGCATCACGAATTAATGGAAGAAAATGCGAGGATTTCGTGTTCCTGCGATAATCGTGCGGCTGAACTGGAGGCTTCCACAAGCAGTACTTGCGGGTATCGTAGCTTGGAAGAGATGGTGGATAACGATTTCATCTCCGAAGATTTGCTGTTTTGCGAAAGCCCTTTCAGATTTTCCCTCCGCCGAAGCCCGTCCTGCACAGGAAGCCCCGCCGTCCGTACGCCGGAGTTCTGCTCGCCCGCGGCCTCTCCCCGTCTGCCCGCAACACAGGTTTCTTTCTTCCCTCTTCTTTTCCAAAACattatcattaattttaatgatagcattattattatgatttattgatttattCTTGAAAATGATTCCTTTATGAACAGAACAATCAATCTAAATTGTTTCTCGTTATTCTAATTTGTGATGGGACATAAAGATACTTTAAATTTTAGTTTAACATGGAATTAATTTAGTGGAATTTCGAAATGCAACAGTGAAATATAAgcatatattttcaagaaatattattttgtatatttttttgtgtaaattataattttggaaGTGACACTGTAAATGGAGGTCggcatgtttaatttttttaaattataaagtaATTATATGTATGAacatattaaatattttgatagTCCATGTTTTTTAGATATAAGGCTggcaaatatatttaaattaataatattttgtaaagattattaaattaatagtGAAATCCATTACATAGAAGGAAAACGTTACATACATTTGACTTGTTTAGTACTGTCGGTAAGGTCTGAATTG
It encodes:
- the LOC140888154 gene encoding uncharacterized protein, with translation MAGRGRGRGRGNVADMTVDQLSQFITQTVQAAMGQNPPPPPVDEELPANFKQPTLGEYDGSSDSEEHLGGFENAALLHRYSDAIKCRVFLTTLIRSAQQWFKLLQPSSIQSFNDINLAFLHQYASSKRYLKTSLSLFNMKQSEVEPLREYVQRFNTAALEVPAATADTLVNSFTQGLRGGEFFRSLVKKPPLTYDELLSRAEKYVNLEDAQRQRRQEGTSGSKPSAKVGAKAEGKTEGGRKRVAEEMNRVKGPYHYVPLSVSLEKAMQVCEDRRALVRPRNAEKGPRLPPSDKFCDFHQEYGHIANDCQRLGEEVQRIMYDDPRIRAELTRRANPPRQGRAPQWRNQRNEVRENQGDHHGRALQNGQGDRVKQISNHPNRGVIHMISGGSTDGDSGRARKAHGRRLENFEVNSQLSCPTDPNISFGREDLKDVVLPHNDPLLVTLTIANYDVARIFLDTGSSVNIIFKETLDQIKLEGFELDPITTELYEFTGHALQPLGQIVLPLSLGSGEQRVTKMACFTVVDAPSSFNGILGRPALSDSRDVASTYHQKLKFPSGK
- the LOC140891124 gene encoding uncharacterized protein, whose protein sequence is MASTDRKHLLHELLKENQEPFRLKNYIAERRSQLKNPSHKTTVLQIKNKKPIESTCFAKPGSLCKHACFLSFQNSPDVIRSPFPSPLKSPCKSPRAAVFLHVPSRTAAMLVEAAMRIQKQQQSKNNKPGFALFGSLLKRLKDRSKNMKRAIGNDEIRLPTNRHHELMEENARISCSCDNRAAELEASTSSTCGYRSLEEMVDNDFISEDLLFCESPFRFSLRRSPSCTGSPAVRTPEFCSPAASPRLPATQEKDNNKSKSPKTRNGEEDDEEKEHCSPVSILDPPFQDEDGHESEEEAEEEDGDCDGSSYANVQRAKQQLLYRLRRFEKLAELDPVELERKMLDSSDEEFDQETVTEPDQDDDPLSRQDTFLMSINLKNLVTQPVVKEKGKNIGLTRNKEVVFGRIFNRLGSWKEVEFDTIDRMIGMDFKMDFDGWKGFQDLVDDIAVELELELFGMLVEELHGEMFCMDHGCT